DNA from Lentibacillus amyloliquefaciens:
TCGTTCGAGCGGAGTTTTTCGACCTGGCTCCACGACGTTCCGCCGGCGCCTGCCACATCAATATAAGAAATGCCGGCATCATAAAGTTTTTTTGCAATGGTCCCGTCAATGCCAAACCCAACCTCTTTAGCGCCGACAGGGACATTCACCGTTGAACAGACTTCTTCAATCTTCGGCAGCAAACTTTCGAAGTTCAGGTCTCCCCCATCCTGTACGGCTTCCTGCAAGGGATTAAAATGCAGTACAATTGAATCGGCACCTGTAAGGTCAACAATACGCTGGCATTCTTCTGCCCCGTAGCCATAGTTCAGCTGCACCGCTCCGATATTGGCAATTAAAGGAACACTCGGTGCGTGCCTACGAATTAAAAATGATTCCTGATGCGCATCACTTTCCAGAAGTGCCCTTGTAGAACCTAGAGCGACTGCCCATCCTTTTTCTTCTGCAGCTTTGGCCAGATTCTGGTTGATTTTCGCTGCCAGCTCCGACCCCCTGTCATAGAACTGACAAGGAAAGGTGCATTTAATGGCTTATCAAGAAAACGGGTACTCGTCTCAATATCGGCAAAATTTATCTCCGGTAATGCATTATGGATAAACGATATCCCTTCAAGTCCTGTTGATTTATTTACGCCTTCAACATTATCGGTTAAACAAAGCCGGATATGCTCCGTTTTCCGTTTATTAATTCCTTCTTCCATCACGATTCATCCTAACTTAAATGTCATTATCTTTATCATACCAATAATCAATCCCGAATAAAACAAATGAAACCATCTGGTGGAATAATTGCAGTATCACCCTTCCCATTGATATACTTAATTCCTATCTATAACAGCCGGGGAGGCCAGTTAATGAAACAAAAAGCAAAAGAATTTGCTGAAAGAGCCCATCAAGGCCAGACACGCAAGAGTTCAGGCGATCCTTATATCACACATCCCATTCGTGTTGCCAAGCGGCTGGAAGCGGCCGGTGCCAGTGACGAGCTTGTATGTGCCGGCTATTTGCACGACGTCGCAGAAGACACCTCTCACGAAATAGAGGATATTGAAAAGACGTTCGGCATTGAGGTTGCACGACTTGTGGCGACTCATACAGAAGATAAATCAAAGACATGGCAAGAGCGCAAACAGCACACAATTGACACTGTCAAATTTGCCTCAAAAGACGTGAAATATCTGATCCTTGCTGATAAGTTGGACAACCTCTTGTCCATGGAACAGGAATATGCGCATCAAGGCGATGCATTATGGCATAACTTTAATGCTGGCTTTAATGAACAAAAATGGTATAACGAGTCGATCCTTAAGAATATGGAGACCGGTTTGGCTAAAGATGAGGTGCCAAGCTATTTTCAGGAATTTAAAGAGACAGTGAAGCGGGTGTTTGGATGACATTCTCGTTTCTGGACTAAATCCATTACTGAAGAGCTGACACTCAATGTCGAAACTGGATGGGACAAACCGTTAAAAGGCCAACGGAATCGACAAACGGTTCCCATACTTCAGCGCTGTCATCATCAGCATCGATGCCAATAAACCCGATCATTGTCCCGCTTTCAACAGCAGCCACCATCTCTGAGTTGTCTTCTTCCATGGAATCCAAAATTTCTTCAGCATCTGTCCCACAAAAGCCTATACGATATTCGTTATGCTGGTTTAATTCTGCTATGAAATCTGCTGTATCTCCAGGTGAAATATCTTTTTGATTTATTAGTGTATGCATGTGGATACCCTCCTACTGTTCTTCATTTATAATTTACGCACATCAGTTTTTTCCTGTTTTATAGCCGGAATTTAACTATTATGTCATCAATAATCCTGAAAAAAAGAAACACACGATTGATATTAATCATATGTTTCTCTTCATTAACATTTGCCTTTGTGTTGCTGAGTGACTATCCACTTGTTAGTTTAATTTGCCTTCTCTCCGCATTTTGAACGGCGCGACTATCAGCACAATAATCAATACGAGACCGAGGTAGCCGATAAACGGATATAGGGAAGAAACGAGATCGGTAAACCCGACAAAGCTTGCCAAATAGCCGACAATAACCGTTATCGTGAAAAATATTTTGAATTTTTTTGTTCCAGGTTCGGTAAAACGTGTGCCGAAAGAATAGAACATGCTGATGCCTGTATTAAATATCATGGCGAATAACACAATCGACATGAGCACGCCTAAAAACGGCGATATGTCATTTACGATTCCGAGTGTCGGTAATTCCAGGCTGCCAACTTCTTCAATTTTAGCAAAAATAGCCAAATGACTTAATAAAATAATAACACCCAGTCCAAAACCGCCGGCTAAACCGCCCCATGCAGCCGTCTTCCGGTCCATTTCAGCAGTTCCTGTAACGATAGCCATTGAAGCGCCTACAGCCGTATTAAACGATACGTAATTGATGGCTGAGATAAACCAATTTGGCAGATTTGTATCATGCTCTCTTGCTACACTGTCCAGGTTAACAAAAGAGCCATCCATTGTAAGAAAACTGTAGATGGAAACGATAACAACAAATATAATCAAAAACGGCGTAATGCTGCTGATGATATTTACCACTCTGTCGATTTTCAGCATTCCGGTCAAAATGATAAGGATGCCTAACAACGTTGTCCCAATAACAATCGGAATGCCAAACTGTTGATTCAAATTTGAACCGGCTCCTGCTATCATGACAACCCCAACGCCAAACAACGTGAAAATAATTATGTAATCAATTATCAAGCCCAGAAAACGACCGCTGACGCCATAAATAACCTCTTTATGCGATGGTTTTTGTGAGCGGCTTCCAAGCCAAACGAGCATCATGCCAACATAAGCAAACAGAACAGTTGTCACAAACGCACCGGCAATGCCCCATAAGCCGAAACTGGTGAAGTACTGCAGGATTTCCTGACCCGAAGCAAGCCCCGCCCCGACAATGATTCCAATAAAAGCGCTTCCAATCTTAAGGATTTTTTTCATATGTTTTTTTGCCTCCTTAGATGCCTGTATATCAAGTGTAGCAGAAAATAGTTTAAATCTTTTTGTTTATCAGCTAAAATATAAAGTATCACATTTGTTTATTTTCACAAATTGTGTTTGGACCTATATAATAAAGATCGCGCCGCCAAAGGAATGGTATATGATGAATGATACTTTAAACCACCCGGAAAAATTCAAACAGAAATTAAACGAGATGATTGACTCGCCGGAGATGGTTGCAGACTATATTGCTGACGTGTTTGAATGTCCGATTACAATTGAAGACGCCAACCACCATGTCATCTCCTACAGCAAACATCATGAAAACATTGATGAGGCGCGAATTTCCACGATTATGAACCGGAAAGTCCCAAATAAAGTGATAAACGGACTTTGGAAAAACGGCGTCATGCCCAAACTGATTGATGATGATGATCCGGTTATCATTCCTGAAATTAAAGAAATCGGGCTTGGGAATCGTGTCGCTGTCTCAATTAGAAAAAAGAATCAAATTCTCGGCTTTATCTGGGCTCACACAGCTGATAAAAAACTTGGCAGCAAGGAGCTGGCATTTTTAAAAGAAGCTGCATTGCAAATTAAGACTTTTTTCTTGCAGCGGCACCAGTCAAGCGAAAAAACCGAAGCGGGTTATATTGATTTTTTCTGGCAGCTGGTGACAGGAGATATAACGGAAACCAATCACATTTTTCAGAAAGCCAAGCAGTTTCATATGCATTTGGACGGCAAGCTGACTGTCGCTATCGTGCAATTTCCCAAACACATAACAGAGCGCGCCCAAAAACATGCTTACTATTTATCGAAAACCCAATTAAAGGTAAATGTCACGTCCCGACTGTTCGATGACAACAATTTCATTATGATTATCCGTTTGAAGAATGGCGAGCATGATATTAAGTCAGTTGAGCATTTTATTCAGGAGTTCATCGAAAAAATAAGCTCTCAGCTTGAAATCAGTGGAATCCATGGTGCTTCCGGGTTTATTTATAAAAGCCCCGTGCATCTCAAGGCTTCATACGAACAGGCGCTACAGGTCATCGATGTCAAACATAAATTTCCAAAAGAACTTAACAATCTGATTGCCTATGAAGATTTAGGCATTTATGAGTTTATCGAAGACTTATCTGCTATCAGAAATAAAGTCAGTTATCAGAATCCGTATATCGAGCGGCTTCGCACGTATGATACGCAGCATAACACGTCATTGCTCGCAACTTTATATGAATATCTTAAAGCTGATTCAAGTCCGCCTGAAGCAGCGAAAAAGCTTTTTATTCATCCCAATACAATGAACTATCGATTAAAACGGATCCGGGACATTGCAGAATTTAATCTCGATAATCCGTCCCAAAAAACGGCTATCTATCTTGATCTTCTAATTGAAAACCTTCAATAGATACCGTTTGTGTGTATACACAAACGATGGCTTTTATTTTCATTTTTTTGACTATAGTTTTCATCCCTCGAAAAAGGTATGATAGGAGTACAAATATGTTATCAAGGAGCTGATATGCGTGATTATCGGGGTACCTAAAGAGATTAAGAATAATGAAAACCGTGTAGCCATGACGCCTGCCGGTGTGGATAACTTAGTGAATGCCGGCCAGAAAGTCATTGTCGAACAAGACGCCGGAAACGGCAGCAATTTCACTGATGAAGAATACAGAGAAGCTGGTGCAGACATTTTTGAAAACGCTTCAGACGTCTGGGAAAAAGCAGAAATGATCATGAAGGTCAAAGAGCCGCTGTCCTCCGAATATAAGTACTTCCGTGAAGATTTAATCATACTCACATACCTGCATTTGGCTGCGGAACCTGATCTGGCCAAAGCGTTTGTTGAATCAGGTGTCACTGCTATCGCTTATGAAACAATTACGGTCAATGGCACTCTGCCGCTCTTAACACCAATGAGCGAAGTGGCAGGAAAAATGTCAACTCAAATCGGCGCACGCTACTTGGAAAAATTACAAGGCGGAAAAGGCATTGTGCTTAACGGCATCCCCGGTGTTAACCGAGGAACAGTTACTGTGATCGGCGGCGGTGTCGTCGGCGAAAATGCTGCAAAAATCGCTGCCGGTTTCGGTGCAAATGTAAATATTCTCGATCTGAATCCGGCGCGCTTGCGTGAATTGGATGGCATATTTGGATCAAGCGCTCAAACCCTTATGTCCAATCCATTTAACATCGCACAAGCCGTGAAGGAATCAGACCTCGTTATCGGTTCAGTGCTCATCCCGGGAGCCAAAGCACCGAAACTGGTAACCGAAGAGATGGTGAAATCCATGCAACCGGGATCTGTCATCGTTGACGTTGCCATTGATCAGGGCGGTAACTTCGAAACAGTCGACCACCCGACAACACATGATGATCCAATTTATACAAAACATGATGTCCTGCATTACGCTGTTGCCAATATTCCCGGCGCTGTTCCGCGTACCGCAACAATCGGCTTAACAAACGTCACGGTGCCATATGCTGTACAGATCGCGAAAAAAGGTGTCGACAAAGCCATTCAGGATAACCCGGCAATCGCCACCGGCATCAATGTGGCTAAAGGCAAAGTCACTTATGAAGCCGTTGCCCATGACTTAGGCTATGACTATGTTTCGGTTGAAGAGGCCATGCAAAAATAAGAATTGCTCAAAATTGAAATAGGCTGCAACCTATTTAGCCAAGAATAAAATGGTTCCAAACATCATTCTTTGATGAATGGAACCATTTTTATTATCTTCATTATCTATTGATCTGCTCATAAAGAAAGCAGTTCCGTGTATGATCATTAACCAACCCGCCAGCCTGCATAAATGCATAACAAATAGTTGGCCCAACAAACTTGAAACCGCGCTTTTTCAAGTCTTTACTCATTTGCTCTGATTCCCGTGTCGATGAAGGGACCTCAGCATGTTCAGCCCAGTCGTTTACAATCGGATCACCGCCCACAAATTGCCAGATATAATGGTCAAAACTGCCAAATTCACGCTGAATACGCAAAAAAGCCATGGCATTGGTAATTACAGATTCTATTTTACGTCTGTTACGAATGATACGTTTGTCCTGGATAAGCTTATGAATTTTATCACTATCGAAATGAGCGACTCTTTCAGGGTCAAAGTTGTCAAAAACGGCCCTATAGTTTTCCCGGCGCTTAAGTATTGTAATCCAGCTCAATCCGGCCTGTGCACCCTCAAGCGAAAGCAATTCAAATAGAAGCTGATCATCATGAACTGGTCTTCCCCATTCGTTATCATGATAATCAATATAAATCGGATCTTCGGTTACCCATGCACAACGATTCTGATTTTGGTTCATCTCATTCTTCCTTTGTCTCAACGTTATTTTCTTCATAGGAAATCCAGTCACTGAAACTGCCCGGGTACAGTTTCACGTTCCGGAATCCGGCAGACTTTAATGCGAGCACGTTCGGGCAAGCCGAAACACCTGAACCGCACGAAACGATTATTTCATCATCTTTGGACAAAGAGCTGAAGTGCTTTTCAAGTTCTGAATCGTCTTTCCATTTGCCCTTATCATCCAGAACATTCTTCCAAAAGAAATTTTTCGCACCGGGGATGTGTCCCGCTCTGATATAAAGAGGTTCCTTTTCACCGAGGTAACGCTCTTTTGAACGTGAGTCGATAAGTGTTGCTGACTGGTTCTGCAGTTTTTCTTGGACTTCTTCAATATCAGCGACGTCATTTTCACGGTAGACTGGTTTAAATTCTTTTGCCTGAAGTGCCGGCACTTCAGTTGTAACACTGAAGCCAGCTTTCACCCATTGTTCAAACCCGCCGTCGAGCAAATGAACGTCTTCATGTCCTGCATATTGCAAAAGCCACCAAAGTCGTGCAGCGAACATGTCATTCTTCTGATCATAAACGACAACGGTTGTGTCATGATCTATACCGATATTGCCCACTTTCGCAATAAACATCTCCATGTCTGGCAACGGATGGCTTCCTCCATGCTTAGCTGCCTTATCAGATAAATCCTTATTTAAATCCAGATAAACCGCGTGCGGAATGTGCCCTTCCAAATAGGTTTTCCTCCCGGCGTCCGCATCCATTAAATCAAATCGCGTATCCACTACAACTGTCTTTTCCGAATTGTTCTCCAGCCTGTCATTAAGCCATTCAGCACTGACAACTACAGACATTCTGCAACCTCCTGTTTTAAAATTTTATCTGCTTCAACATCGTACAATGATTACACTTTTAATTCTAACCGATGAACATGCCGATGAACAGCAGTAATTAATCTTCATTTTCAAACAAAATTAGTGATAATATAGAGGGACAAAGACTTTGTGCACATTATTCAAACATCAGAAGGAGCTGTATATATAATGAAAAATGAGTTAATTGAACGCTTCACGCGATATGTCAAAATTGATACGCAATCGGACGAGGCAAATGAGGCCACGCCATCCACACCGGGACAGTTGGAACTGGCGAACTTGCTTGTGGATGAATTAAACGAAATCGGCATGACTTATGTCTCAATCGATGACAATGGCTATGTCATGGCGACACTGCCGACCAACACCGATAAAGACCTCCCCACGATCGGCTTTTTAGCCCATGTCGACACAGCAACTGATTTCACCGGCAAGAATGTTAATCCGCAAATCGTGGAGAATTTCAGCGGAAGCGACCTGACATTAAACGCAGACAAGGGCATTGTCCTCTCTGCCAATGACTTCCCCGAACTTTCGGGCTATAAAGGCCATACGCTAGTCACAACTGATGGCACAACGCTGCTTGGTGCCGATGATAAAGCCGGTATTACAGAGATTATGACCGCAATGTCTTACTTAATCAGTCATCCTGAAATCAAACACGGGAAAATCCGCGTCGCTTTCACACCTGATGAGGAAATCGGCCGCGGCCCCCATAAATTCGATGTGGAACAGTTCGCCGCTGATCATGCCTATACAATGGATGGCGGTCCACTGGGTGAACTGCAATATGAAAGCTTTAATGCTGCTGCTGCAAAGATCACCTTTCACGGAAACAGTGTCCATCCAGGCACAGCAAAAAATAAAATGGTCAATGCCGGAAAAATGGCTGCTGAATTTATCAATAAAGTGCCGGAGCACGAAGCACCTGAGCATACAGCGCAATATGAAGGCTTTTACCATCTGCTCGAGATAAATGGTGATGTGGAACAAACCTCAATCTCCTATATCATCCGGGATTTTGATAAAGACAATTTTGAAGCAAGAAAAGAAACAATCCGGCAATTCACCCGCGAAATTAATGGTAAATATGGTGAAGGATCAGCTGAAATTGCGATGAAAGATCAGTATTACAACATGCGTGAAAAGATCGAACCTGTGAAAGAAATTGTGGATGTCGCCTATCAAGCAATGGAAAACCTTAACATCAAACCGCTTGTGAAGCCTGTCCGCGGCGGTACTGACGGCTCACAACTCTCCTATATGGGCTTGCCGACACCGAATATTTTCACTGGTGGTGAAAACTATCACGGAAAATATGAATATATTTCCATCGATAATATGGAACAAGCCACCAATGTGATTATCGAAATTTGCCGATTGTATGAGACAGAAGGATAATAAAAGCAAAAGTCAGGTCTGTTCTATAAAGGACCTGGCTTTTTGCGTCCATTAACGCTGAGAGCCCTAATTTGCCATAGACCATTTCAATTATGCCGTGTTATGATACAATTTGGAAAGCAAACGAACGACAGGGAGCGTATTAGATGTTCAAGAAAAGTCTTACAGCCGGGGCGGCATTGCTTTCGATACTCCTACTGATGGCAGCCTGCAGCAGCGGTTCAGAAGATAAACAGACAGCGAGTTCTGCCCCGGAAGATGAAGCCAATAATCGCGACAAAACAACTGAAACGGTTAATGAACAGATTCAATTTCCCCAGGAGCACCTGCAGAAAACTGATGCAAACGATTCTGTCACAAGGCTGCAGGAAGCCCTGAACCAGATCGGCTACGATATAAATACGAACGGAAATTATGATAAAGACACAACCTGGGCCATCACAGACTATCAAATGCAACAGGATGAACTTTCTGTCACTGGTATCTATGATGAAAAGACACGAAATGCATTGCAAGATACATTCGAAAACGAGGAAACAGTTGAACCAGGCACAGGCCTTGAGAAAAAAGGCAGTGACTCCGGAGCCATCAGCAATCCACACGAGATTCTGGCGCTCGTCAACAAAGAAAATGCCTTGCCGGAAGGGTTTGAACCTTTAAACCTGGTTGTTCCGGAAGTTCGTTTTCCGTTTGAAGATTTCCTGCCTAAAAAACAAATGCGCGGAGTGGCAGCAACAGCTATGGAGGATATGTTTCAAGCAGCGGATGACGCAGGGCTTGGATTGTTTGCCCAGTCAGGGTACCGCTCTTTTGACCGACAGGATGCTATTTTTGCTGCCAATGTTCAGGAACACGGTGAAGAAGCAGCCAATAACTTCAGTGCAAGACCCGGAGAAAGTGAACATCAGAGTGGTTTAACAATGGATGTGACCAGTGAAGATGTTAATTTTCAGCTAACCACGGATTTCGGTGAAACCGATGAAGGCAAATGGCTGAAGCAGAACGCTGCTGACTATGGCTTTATCATTCGCTATCCAAAAGGCAAAGAAGCCATAACGCAATATCAGTATGAGCCATGGCATCTACGGTATGTCGGTGAAGAAGCAGCAACTGACATTATGGAACAAGACATTACACTGGAAGAATATTTAGGCGAAAACTAAGGCGCACAAACTGACTTGTGCGCCCTTTTAATGTCTTTGTTTCTGTAGTCCGTTTTACCCGGGTCATAAACTTCGTGACAGTCTTATCACTTAAAATGGCTTTAGGACCATCAGTGCGATAATAATCAAAAACATTATATTTTCAATCCGCTCATAGAAAAAGAGTTTCTTGGACAGATCGTAATATTCTTCAGGAATATCATCTCCCTGATGTTCTTTCAGCAGATGTTTTACCGGTCTGGAGAGTGGCGATAAAATTGCCGGACCGAAGCCGAGTGCGATCAGGTATAATACT
Protein-coding regions in this window:
- a CDS encoding HD domain-containing protein, which translates into the protein MKQKAKEFAERAHQGQTRKSSGDPYITHPIRVAKRLEAAGASDELVCAGYLHDVAEDTSHEIEDIEKTFGIEVARLVATHTEDKSKTWQERKQHTIDTVKFASKDVKYLILADKLDNLLSMEQEYAHQGDALWHNFNAGFNEQKWYNESILKNMETGLAKDEVPSYFQEFKETVKRVFG
- a CDS encoding PucR family transcriptional regulator → MMNDTLNHPEKFKQKLNEMIDSPEMVADYIADVFECPITIEDANHHVISYSKHHENIDEARISTIMNRKVPNKVINGLWKNGVMPKLIDDDDPVIIPEIKEIGLGNRVAVSIRKKNQILGFIWAHTADKKLGSKELAFLKEAALQIKTFFLQRHQSSEKTEAGYIDFFWQLVTGDITETNHIFQKAKQFHMHLDGKLTVAIVQFPKHITERAQKHAYYLSKTQLKVNVTSRLFDDNNFIMIIRLKNGEHDIKSVEHFIQEFIEKISSQLEISGIHGASGFIYKSPVHLKASYEQALQVIDVKHKFPKELNNLIAYEDLGIYEFIEDLSAIRNKVSYQNPYIERLRTYDTQHNTSLLATLYEYLKADSSPPEAAKKLFIHPNTMNYRLKRIRDIAEFNLDNPSQKTAIYLDLLIENLQ
- the ald gene encoding alanine dehydrogenase, producing MIIGVPKEIKNNENRVAMTPAGVDNLVNAGQKVIVEQDAGNGSNFTDEEYREAGADIFENASDVWEKAEMIMKVKEPLSSEYKYFREDLIILTYLHLAAEPDLAKAFVESGVTAIAYETITVNGTLPLLTPMSEVAGKMSTQIGARYLEKLQGGKGIVLNGIPGVNRGTVTVIGGGVVGENAAKIAAGFGANVNILDLNPARLRELDGIFGSSAQTLMSNPFNIAQAVKESDLVIGSVLIPGAKAPKLVTEEMVKSMQPGSVIVDVAIDQGGNFETVDHPTTHDDPIYTKHDVLHYAVANIPGAVPRTATIGLTNVTVPYAVQIAKKGVDKAIQDNPAIATGINVAKGKVTYEAVAHDLGYDYVSVEEAMQK
- a CDS encoding DNA-3-methyladenine glycosylase I; translated protein: MNQNQNRCAWVTEDPIYIDYHDNEWGRPVHDDQLLFELLSLEGAQAGLSWITILKRRENYRAVFDNFDPERVAHFDSDKIHKLIQDKRIIRNRRKIESVITNAMAFLRIQREFGSFDHYIWQFVGGDPIVNDWAEHAEVPSSTRESEQMSKDLKKRGFKFVGPTICYAFMQAGGLVNDHTRNCFLYEQINR
- a CDS encoding sulfurtransferase encodes the protein MSVVVSAEWLNDRLENNSEKTVVVDTRFDLMDADAGRKTYLEGHIPHAVYLDLNKDLSDKAAKHGGSHPLPDMEMFIAKVGNIGIDHDTTVVVYDQKNDMFAARLWWLLQYAGHEDVHLLDGGFEQWVKAGFSVTTEVPALQAKEFKPVYRENDVADIEEVQEKLQNQSATLIDSRSKERYLGEKEPLYIRAGHIPGAKNFFWKNVLDDKGKWKDDSELEKHFSSLSKDDEIIVSCGSGVSACPNVLALKSAGFRNVKLYPGSFSDWISYEENNVETKEE
- the pepT gene encoding peptidase T, with product MKNELIERFTRYVKIDTQSDEANEATPSTPGQLELANLLVDELNEIGMTYVSIDDNGYVMATLPTNTDKDLPTIGFLAHVDTATDFTGKNVNPQIVENFSGSDLTLNADKGIVLSANDFPELSGYKGHTLVTTDGTTLLGADDKAGITEIMTAMSYLISHPEIKHGKIRVAFTPDEEIGRGPHKFDVEQFAADHAYTMDGGPLGELQYESFNAAAAKITFHGNSVHPGTAKNKMVNAGKMAAEFINKVPEHEAPEHTAQYEGFYHLLEINGDVEQTSISYIIRDFDKDNFEARKETIRQFTREINGKYGEGSAEIAMKDQYYNMREKIEPVKEIVDVAYQAMENLNIKPLVKPVRGGTDGSQLSYMGLPTPNIFTGGENYHGKYEYISIDNMEQATNVIIEICRLYETEG
- a CDS encoding D-alanyl-D-alanine carboxypeptidase family protein yields the protein MFKKSLTAGAALLSILLLMAACSSGSEDKQTASSAPEDEANNRDKTTETVNEQIQFPQEHLQKTDANDSVTRLQEALNQIGYDINTNGNYDKDTTWAITDYQMQQDELSVTGIYDEKTRNALQDTFENEETVEPGTGLEKKGSDSGAISNPHEILALVNKENALPEGFEPLNLVVPEVRFPFEDFLPKKQMRGVAATAMEDMFQAADDAGLGLFAQSGYRSFDRQDAIFAANVQEHGEEAANNFSARPGESEHQSGLTMDVTSEDVNFQLTTDFGETDEGKWLKQNAADYGFIIRYPKGKEAITQYQYEPWHLRYVGEEAATDIMEQDITLEEYLGEN